A window of Chitinophaga sp. MM2321 contains these coding sequences:
- a CDS encoding SusC/RagA family TonB-linked outer membrane protein, whose product MKTNLRLMKVCAVTGLALTSILADHAYAKAAGYTYLPTASFRSILQEREISGTVRDNKGNLLPGVTVQIKGGNKGTQTNAEGNYHISAKAGDILVFSSVGFAVREMTVGSNTTINAKLDDNVKGLNELVVTALGIQRKAKDLTYSTQQVKGDELTVVKETNVINSLSGKVSGLQINRSASGVGGSSRVVLRGQKSIRENQPLYVIDGVPVANFTSAQPTDLWGQSSGASSGGRDGGDILSTINPDDIESVNVLKGASASALYGSQAANGVIMITTKKGKAGQAKITFSSNFTVDQPSYRPDLQYSYLQSTPGNLYSWGDKGSSPDHVKDFFKNGSTWINSINVSGGTEKAQTYFSYSNTTNSGIVPTAKFGQHTLNFRENANFLNDKLNLDANVQMTTQNAHNRPTSGLYYNALTGLYLFPRGLDFNQYKNNYEYFSPTRNMYLQDWWNLNADKKLVGQDSQQNPYWILNRNITENRKDNLIASLALKYSLNSWLSIQARGNVNKSWDKYELKANAGTQTTIADANGRYTYDYLSSTQYYGDLLVVGNTRLSDKIGFSFTGGTSITDLKQDRTFVDSKDADLAFANQFHIGNVNLNPAAKIFNQGQRRQLQSVFGTVGFNLSEKVFLDLTARNDWSSTLAYTPNVKKGYLYYSAGLNTIISDVFHMPAFIDYSKVRVSYAKVGNDVAAFSTLPVNTITSGVLTSNTSGAYLNRSLKPEMTTSVEIGTEWRFMDNRLNFDFTWYNSHTKDQYFDFLISSGYLYPNAFVNAGNVQNTGIEASLGYQVIKQKNLTWQTTFNFTHNRNKLIELAPQLRGDYTITPKGDNVNSYTLKLHEGSSFGDIYGVKFQRAEDGSIMVDDAGKPMTATGAQSFLGNPTPKFLLGWNNTLTFKQFSLNVLIDGRFGGKVMSITQAMLDEYGVSQATENARDNGGVDIAATKASGGKFSGKIPASTFYGVVGGRAGITEYYMYDATNVRLRELAIGYTIPLHATFIKDLKIGLVGRNLFFFTKKAPYDPEMSMSTDNGVQGVDVFGLPSTRSFGLNLKCAF is encoded by the coding sequence ATGAAAACAAACCTACGCCTTATGAAAGTGTGTGCTGTAACAGGACTGGCGCTCACTTCCATATTAGCAGACCATGCATATGCGAAGGCTGCCGGCTATACTTATCTGCCCACAGCTTCATTTCGTAGCATCTTACAGGAAAGGGAAATCAGCGGCACTGTACGCGATAACAAAGGCAATTTACTGCCAGGTGTTACCGTACAGATAAAAGGAGGTAACAAGGGTACGCAAACAAATGCAGAAGGAAACTACCACATCAGTGCCAAAGCTGGTGACATACTGGTTTTCAGCTCTGTAGGTTTTGCTGTCAGAGAGATGACCGTTGGAAGCAACACTACTATTAACGCAAAACTGGACGATAATGTAAAAGGGTTGAATGAACTGGTTGTAACCGCACTCGGCATTCAACGTAAAGCAAAAGATCTCACCTACTCCACCCAACAGGTAAAGGGTGATGAACTCACTGTAGTAAAAGAAACCAATGTTATCAATAGCTTGTCCGGCAAGGTTTCCGGCCTGCAAATCAACCGGAGTGCATCCGGTGTGGGAGGCTCCTCGAGAGTAGTATTACGCGGACAGAAATCTATCCGTGAAAATCAACCATTGTATGTAATTGATGGCGTACCGGTGGCTAACTTCACCAGCGCACAGCCTACTGACCTATGGGGCCAGTCCAGCGGTGCGTCTTCCGGGGGTCGCGATGGCGGTGATATATTAAGTACCATCAATCCAGATGATATTGAAAGTGTAAACGTACTCAAAGGTGCTTCTGCATCTGCACTGTATGGTAGTCAGGCCGCCAATGGCGTTATCATGATCACAACTAAAAAAGGTAAAGCAGGTCAGGCTAAAATTACTTTTTCTTCCAACTTCACGGTTGATCAGCCTTCCTACCGTCCTGACCTGCAGTACAGTTACCTGCAATCCACGCCCGGCAACCTTTACAGCTGGGGTGATAAAGGTAGCAGCCCTGATCATGTAAAAGACTTTTTCAAAAACGGCAGCACCTGGATCAACTCCATCAATGTTTCCGGCGGCACTGAAAAAGCACAGACCTATTTCTCTTATTCCAATACCACCAACAGTGGCATTGTGCCAACGGCCAAATTCGGACAGCATACGCTTAATTTCAGGGAAAACGCCAACTTCCTGAATGATAAACTGAACCTGGACGCGAATGTGCAGATGACAACACAAAACGCGCATAACCGCCCTACATCCGGCTTATATTATAATGCGCTGACAGGTTTGTACCTGTTTCCAAGAGGATTGGATTTCAATCAATATAAAAATAACTACGAGTACTTTTCTCCTACACGTAATATGTATCTCCAGGACTGGTGGAACCTGAATGCCGATAAAAAACTGGTCGGACAGGATTCCCAGCAAAACCCTTACTGGATACTAAACAGGAACATCACGGAAAACCGCAAGGATAACCTGATCGCATCACTGGCATTAAAATATTCCCTCAACAGCTGGCTGAGTATTCAGGCACGTGGTAATGTGAATAAGTCATGGGATAAGTATGAATTAAAAGCAAATGCCGGTACACAAACCACTATTGCGGATGCCAATGGTCGTTATACCTATGATTATCTGAGCAGTACCCAGTATTATGGTGATTTGTTAGTGGTGGGTAATACCAGACTGTCTGACAAAATCGGTTTCAGCTTCACGGGTGGTACCAGTATTACTGACCTGAAACAGGACCGTACTTTTGTAGATTCCAAAGATGCAGATCTGGCATTCGCCAACCAGTTCCACATTGGTAACGTGAACCTCAACCCTGCTGCAAAAATTTTCAACCAGGGACAGAGAAGGCAGCTACAGTCAGTATTTGGTACCGTAGGCTTCAACCTGAGTGAAAAAGTTTTCCTGGATCTGACCGCACGTAACGACTGGTCATCCACCCTGGCGTATACGCCCAATGTAAAAAAAGGATACCTCTACTATTCAGCAGGACTCAACACCATCATCAGTGATGTGTTCCACATGCCTGCATTTATAGACTACTCCAAAGTGCGCGTGTCCTATGCCAAAGTAGGGAACGATGTAGCGGCCTTTTCCACCTTGCCTGTTAATACCATCACATCCGGTGTGTTGACCTCCAATACTTCCGGTGCTTATCTTAACAGATCGCTGAAACCTGAAATGACTACTTCTGTAGAGATAGGAACAGAATGGCGCTTCATGGACAACCGCCTGAATTTCGATTTCACCTGGTATAACTCTCATACAAAAGATCAATACTTCGACTTCCTGATCTCTTCCGGCTACCTGTATCCCAATGCTTTTGTGAATGCAGGTAACGTACAAAACACCGGCATAGAAGCGTCGCTCGGCTACCAGGTTATCAAACAAAAGAATCTGACCTGGCAAACAACTTTCAACTTCACACATAACAGGAATAAGCTGATTGAACTGGCGCCGCAGTTAAGAGGTGATTATACCATCACACCAAAAGGAGATAACGTAAACAGCTATACGCTGAAATTACACGAAGGCAGTTCCTTTGGCGATATCTATGGGGTGAAATTCCAGCGCGCGGAAGATGGTTCCATTATGGTGGATGATGCCGGCAAACCGATGACAGCAACCGGTGCGCAGTCTTTCCTCGGTAACCCTACACCAAAATTCCTGTTGGGTTGGAACAACACCCTTACTTTCAAACAATTTAGTCTGAATGTTCTTATAGACGGTCGTTTTGGTGGTAAAGTCATGAGTATCACACAGGCTATGCTGGATGAATATGGTGTATCACAAGCTACTGAAAATGCCCGCGACAACGGCGGCGTAGACATTGCGGCGACCAAAGCAAGCGGTGGTAAATTCTCCGGTAAAATACCTGCAAGTACTTTTTATGGTGTAGTGGGCGGTCGTGCCGGTATTACGGAATACTACATGTACGATGCTACCAACGTGCGTTTGAGAGAACTGGCCATTGGTTATACTATTCCTTTACACGCCACTTTCATAAAAGACCTGAAAATTGGTCTGGTGGGACGTAACCTGTTCTTCTTCACAAAAAAAGCGCCTTACGATCCTGAAATGAGTATGAGTACAGATAATGGTGTACAGGGTGTGGATGTATTTGGTTTGCCATCTACCCGCAGCTTTGGCCTGAACCTGAAATGTGCGTTTTAA
- a CDS encoding SusC/RagA family TonB-linked outer membrane protein encodes MRVKPYPVKWFVFMGLMLTLLLAGSLNTMTSAITQIQDPPTAIVISIQVKNKNLEEVMAEISIKTGLNFHYDKTDLNLKKKVTLTCTQTPVEEVLALLSAQTGLKFTRINNKIIVGADNNPGQSTTVDLMNHVSLEREITGTVRDTKGTPLPGVTIQIKNSNKGTQTNADADFTIKVDPGDMLVFSSVGFLNREISVGTGNELNVVLHQNIKALGEFVVTALGISKKARELPYATQQLDGDELSLVKDANVINSLSGKAAGATITRSASGIGGSVRVVLRGNKSTRENQPLYIVDGVPYANFSPSQPTDVWGESNNIIGAGGRDGGDGISNINPDDIESISILKGASAAALYGSQAANGVILITTKKGRPGKSKIDVASDFTLETPSLLPGLQYRYGQTDPPGTDRVGTPQPGSLGSWGPAVTAPDHVKHFYNTGSTWTNTIAFSGGTETAQSYFSYANTTNKGILPTNKFTRHTINFRETLKLLNDKLVMDANVSFLAQQTTNRLSSGLYFSPISGLYTFPRGQDFDYYKNNFEYFDTGRNLYMQNWWNIRNDKKWIGQDDQQNPMWALQRNLRLDYRYRGMAMLALTYQLNNWLSLKGRASFDKSLDQYELEAYAGTQVVLAGSNGRYTLEREFNTQLYADMMLNASKKINDWLHLAGNVGASITDIKAHERTYNGANPNADPGLSYANKFSVSNIMSTAMDAQHNIDQKQLQALFANAQLGFKNYLFLDLTGRNDWSSTFAFTPTMSKGYFYYSAGISFVWNDLFKLPEEINLLRSRISYAKVGNDIASYASRPAPFTLQTIAGVTRVVLNQRTPYPGVYLKPEDNHSFEAGIETRLFNNRVSADITFYKNNNFNQYMEVPAPLGSKYMTYYLNMGNIQNQGLEAVITLTPIRNKEVIWSSTINFATNRNKVITLSNPDIAGADTSNMFSLTDFGVNMFGSYIMEGGSWGDIYSNKELLRNEKGQLIIDEQGKLKTHAAFKKVGNPNPDFTLGWNNSIDYKNFTLSFLIDGRFGGKVMSVTQAVLDWYGVSAVTANARDKGGVAIDAVYENGTPFTGKVDAQTYYTTIGGRAGIGEMYMYDATNIRLRELSLSYRIPLKWKWVRNLRAGIIGRNLFFFQLHAPFDPEVSMGTGNGLQGVDVFGLLPVRSMGINLKVGF; translated from the coding sequence ATGAGGGTAAAGCCGTACCCCGTGAAATGGTTTGTATTCATGGGGCTGATGCTGACACTGTTGTTAGCCGGGAGCTTGAACACCATGACTAGCGCAATCACGCAAATACAGGATCCGCCAACAGCTATTGTCATCAGTATCCAGGTAAAAAATAAAAACCTGGAAGAAGTGATGGCCGAAATTTCGATAAAAACAGGGCTCAACTTTCATTACGACAAAACTGATCTTAACCTGAAGAAAAAGGTAACGCTCACCTGTACCCAAACACCTGTTGAAGAAGTATTAGCGTTGTTGTCTGCACAAACCGGATTAAAGTTTACCCGTATCAACAACAAAATCATTGTAGGCGCCGATAATAACCCCGGCCAATCTACCACGGTAGACCTGATGAATCATGTTTCCCTGGAAAGAGAAATTACAGGAACCGTACGCGACACAAAAGGCACGCCACTTCCGGGAGTTACCATTCAGATCAAAAACAGTAACAAAGGCACGCAAACGAATGCTGACGCCGACTTTACGATCAAGGTCGATCCCGGCGATATGCTTGTTTTCAGCTCTGTCGGTTTTCTGAACCGGGAAATCAGTGTAGGTACAGGCAATGAATTAAATGTGGTACTGCATCAAAACATCAAAGCACTCGGTGAATTTGTGGTCACCGCCCTGGGCATCTCCAAAAAAGCCAGGGAACTCCCCTATGCTACACAACAACTGGATGGCGATGAACTCTCGCTCGTAAAAGATGCCAATGTAATCAATAGCCTCAGCGGAAAGGCTGCAGGAGCAACCATTACACGCAGCGCATCCGGTATAGGCGGCTCCGTTAGAGTAGTGTTGCGGGGTAATAAATCCACCCGCGAAAACCAGCCGCTCTACATTGTAGACGGGGTACCTTATGCTAATTTCTCACCGTCGCAACCCACGGATGTATGGGGGGAATCCAACAACATCATTGGCGCCGGCGGCCGCGATGGCGGCGATGGCATCTCCAACATCAACCCTGATGATATTGAAAGCATCAGTATCCTGAAAGGCGCTTCCGCCGCGGCTTTATACGGTAGCCAGGCAGCGAATGGCGTTATCCTTATCACCACAAAAAAAGGACGGCCCGGTAAAAGCAAAATTGATGTAGCTTCCGACTTCACCCTGGAAACCCCTTCCCTCCTTCCCGGTTTGCAATACCGATACGGACAAACAGACCCACCCGGCACAGACAGGGTAGGTACCCCACAACCCGGATCACTGGGCAGTTGGGGCCCAGCTGTTACCGCCCCCGATCATGTAAAACATTTCTACAACACCGGTTCCACCTGGACCAATACCATCGCCTTCAGTGGCGGCACCGAAACAGCACAAAGCTATTTTTCATACGCCAATACAACCAACAAAGGGATTCTTCCTACCAATAAATTTACCCGCCATACTATTAACTTCCGCGAAACACTAAAGCTCCTGAATGATAAGCTGGTCATGGATGCCAACGTATCTTTCCTGGCGCAGCAAACAACAAACCGGTTATCCTCCGGTTTGTACTTCAGCCCTATCTCCGGCCTGTACACTTTTCCACGCGGACAGGATTTCGATTACTATAAAAACAACTTTGAATACTTTGATACCGGCAGAAATCTGTACATGCAAAACTGGTGGAATATCCGCAATGATAAAAAATGGATAGGGCAGGATGATCAGCAGAATCCGATGTGGGCGCTGCAACGCAACCTGCGGCTGGATTACAGGTATCGCGGTATGGCTATGCTGGCGCTTACCTATCAGCTCAATAACTGGTTATCGCTTAAGGGGCGCGCCAGCTTTGACAAATCACTCGATCAATATGAACTGGAGGCATATGCCGGTACACAGGTGGTGCTGGCGGGTTCCAACGGAAGATATACGCTGGAACGTGAGTTCAACACACAGCTTTATGCGGACATGATGTTAAATGCCAGCAAAAAAATAAACGACTGGCTGCACCTGGCAGGCAACGTGGGCGCAAGTATCACCGATATAAAAGCGCATGAGCGCACGTATAATGGCGCCAACCCCAATGCCGATCCGGGCCTGAGCTATGCCAACAAGTTTTCTGTATCCAACATTATGAGTACTGCTATGGATGCACAACATAATATAGACCAGAAACAATTACAGGCATTATTCGCCAATGCCCAACTGGGTTTTAAAAACTACCTGTTTCTCGACCTGACCGGCCGTAATGACTGGTCCAGCACCTTCGCCTTTACGCCGACCATGAGCAAAGGTTACTTCTATTATTCCGCCGGAATTTCATTCGTATGGAATGATCTGTTTAAACTGCCTGAGGAAATAAACCTGCTGCGGTCGCGCATTTCATACGCCAAAGTAGGAAACGACATTGCCAGCTACGCATCAAGACCAGCGCCCTTTACGCTGCAAACCATCGCCGGTGTAACGAGGGTCGTGCTGAATCAGCGCACACCTTATCCGGGTGTGTACCTGAAACCGGAAGACAACCACTCTTTTGAAGCAGGGATTGAAACCCGGTTATTCAACAACCGGGTAAGCGCAGACATTACCTTTTACAAAAACAATAACTTCAACCAGTATATGGAAGTCCCTGCCCCGTTGGGTTCCAAATACATGACCTATTATCTCAACATGGGAAATATACAGAATCAGGGATTGGAAGCAGTGATAACGTTAACGCCCATACGCAATAAGGAAGTTATCTGGAGCAGCACTATTAATTTTGCCACCAACAGGAATAAAGTGATCACGCTGAGCAATCCGGATATTGCCGGCGCAGATACCAGCAACATGTTCAGTCTTACTGATTTTGGTGTGAATATGTTTGGGTCTTATATCATGGAAGGTGGCTCCTGGGGCGACATTTACTCCAATAAAGAATTACTGCGGAATGAGAAAGGCCAGTTGATCATTGATGAGCAGGGAAAATTAAAGACGCATGCGGCCTTTAAAAAAGTAGGCAATCCAAATCCTGATTTTACACTGGGCTGGAATAACAGTATCGACTATAAAAATTTCACCCTCAGTTTTCTGATAGATGGCCGTTTCGGCGGCAAGGTGATGAGCGTTACACAGGCGGTACTGGACTGGTATGGCGTGAGCGCCGTTACTGCGAACGCCAGGGACAAAGGCGGCGTTGCCATCGATGCCGTGTACGAAAATGGTACGCCTTTCACCGGGAAGGTAGATGCGCAGACATATTACACCACCATTGGCGGAAGGGCGGGTATTGGAGAAATGTATATGTATGATGCCACCAATATCCGTTTGCGGGAGTTGAGCCTCAGTTACCGCATTCCGTTGAAATGGAAATGGGTGCGTAATCTGCGGGCAGGCATCATAGGAAGAAATCTCTTCTTTTTCCAGCTGCATGCGCCGTTCGATCCGGAAGTATCGATGGGTACAGGAAATGGCCTGCAAGGCGTGGATGTATTCGGCTTACTGCCGGTGCGGAGTATGGGGATCAATTTAAAAGTAGGATTTTAA
- a CDS encoding FecR domain-containing protein → MDTEQIKILLERYNQGSCSPEEAEIIAQWFEHINRHQSTIADEGVLDVQLNEVKLRINEQITPAPRVRKLRPWHWSVAAAAVILLAAGLFWFNSHRQPADISAGQQVAQLPAANSSRVVKNGFVEITTAKGAKETIHLEDGSSIVLNAGSKVRYPVTFSTTERSIFLEEGEAFFTAAPDPARRFVVRTPELSTTALGTSFNIRAYHTENKVTVALISGKVKIDRLTNSNDPTNSLILLPSEQLSYDRQLLSMVKTVFAKPEEVTGWKQGYLVFKDAPYDEVMTGIENRYGVTVMNESNKTEWKYTGLFKNENLTDVMDIICLAKSLSYTIKNDTIYLVNKN, encoded by the coding sequence GTGGACACAGAACAGATAAAAATATTGCTGGAGCGATATAATCAGGGGAGTTGCTCACCGGAGGAAGCGGAAATTATAGCGCAGTGGTTTGAGCATATCAACCGCCACCAGTCCACCATCGCGGATGAAGGTGTACTTGATGTGCAACTCAACGAAGTAAAACTGCGTATCAACGAACAGATTACACCAGCCCCGCGTGTCCGTAAGTTGCGGCCATGGCATTGGTCGGTTGCCGCCGCTGCGGTGATCCTGCTGGCTGCCGGCCTGTTCTGGTTCAATAGCCACCGCCAGCCTGCTGACATCTCTGCCGGTCAACAGGTAGCCCAATTACCGGCCGCCAATAGCAGCCGCGTAGTAAAGAACGGCTTTGTGGAAATCACTACCGCCAAAGGCGCCAAAGAAACCATCCATCTGGAAGACGGCAGCTCCATTGTACTCAATGCAGGCAGCAAAGTGCGCTACCCGGTTACATTCAGCACCACCGAACGCAGTATTTTCCTGGAAGAAGGAGAAGCTTTTTTTACTGCTGCACCTGATCCCGCCCGCCGCTTTGTGGTACGCACACCCGAACTTTCCACCACCGCACTGGGCACCTCTTTCAACATCCGCGCCTATCATACTGAAAATAAAGTAACCGTAGCACTGATCAGCGGTAAAGTAAAAATTGACCGCCTGACCAACAGCAACGACCCCACCAACTCTCTCATCCTGTTGCCCAGCGAACAGCTGAGCTATGACCGCCAGCTACTGAGCATGGTGAAAACCGTGTTTGCAAAACCGGAAGAAGTGACCGGATGGAAACAGGGATACCTGGTATTTAAAGATGCCCCTTACGATGAAGTGATGACAGGTATTGAAAATCGTTATGGCGTAACCGTTATGAATGAGAGTAATAAAACAGAATGGAAATATACCGGGCTATTCAAAAATGAAAACCTGACGGATGTGATGGATATTATTTGTTTAGCTAAATCACTTTCTTATACCATTAAAAACGACACCATTTATCTCGTAAACAAAAACTAG
- a CDS encoding RNA polymerase sigma-70 factor produces the protein MFSSYSDNQLVSLLKSDNTIAFNAIYDRYSKMLYLFIYSKLDAAEISKDVLQDLFVSLWEKRHSLVLQTSLKSYLYQAARHKVIDIYRKNATYRKYLQQLIEHFDEQPHSVADAVDHKARTQELFEAINHLPGRMKEIFMLSRFENLSIEQISTQLGLSQQTVKNQITKALKILRNNYAQTDMILLIISLILTTRG, from the coding sequence ATGTTTAGCAGTTATTCAGATAACCAGTTAGTATCACTGTTAAAAAGTGATAACACCATTGCCTTCAATGCCATCTACGATCGTTACAGTAAAATGCTGTATTTATTTATATACAGTAAACTGGATGCCGCAGAAATCAGCAAAGACGTGCTACAGGACCTGTTTGTATCCCTTTGGGAGAAACGGCATTCACTGGTACTGCAAACATCCCTGAAATCTTATCTGTACCAGGCAGCCCGTCACAAGGTCATAGACATTTACCGTAAAAATGCTACCTACCGCAAATATCTGCAACAGCTCATCGAACACTTTGATGAACAACCGCATTCTGTGGCAGATGCCGTAGATCATAAAGCCAGAACACAGGAACTGTTTGAAGCCATCAACCACCTTCCCGGAAGGATGAAGGAAATCTTTATGCTCAGCAGGTTTGAAAACCTGTCTATAGAACAGATCTCCACCCAGCTTGGTCTGTCCCAGCAAACAGTTAAGAACCAGATCACCAAAGCATTAAAGATCCTGAGAAACAATTACGCGCAGACAGACATGATATTATTGATCATATCGCTGATCCTCACCACCCGCGGATAG
- a CDS encoding SusD/RagB family nutrient-binding outer membrane lipoprotein, which translates to MKHWRHPALLAVIAILLGSGCTKKFDEINKNPFDFAEDELKADYQLMGEPLSQAQLNLLIYNDPPTAQLQQNLNADIFSGYMMAPTPFEGNINNANYGLLYYWNNAPWRITYANVMKSCNFAQEKSKDTYPDFYAWAQIIKVEAMHRISDIYGPIIYTHYGIINADKSVDYDSQEAAYDAFFQDLDEAIKILTGYAQANATPRFTNFDLVYKGDYTKWVKFANTLRLRLAIRISGINPEKAKAEGEAALQHPLGLLQDPEDNFAVDISPVTHPLNIMCYTWADLRMSAPMESILVGYKDPRLPHYFVHTDGGVNEYHGIRNGINISAKEEYSGFSMLVKFENKIQFMTAAEAWFLKAEAALYGWRGAGVAADNYKNGIRTSFNQYHITNVDDYTNNNTNKPIPYLDPQNAQNNVPAGDPHLSTITIKWEEQASTQQKLERIITQKWIAMFPEGQEAWTEFRRTGYPRLFPVVINNSGGTISTEKFIRRLPMPQIELITNPKAVARAVSTLKGPDTGGTPLWWDLR; encoded by the coding sequence ATGAAACATTGGAGACATCCGGCATTATTGGCTGTCATAGCCATTTTACTGGGAAGCGGTTGTACTAAAAAGTTTGATGAGATCAACAAAAATCCTTTCGACTTTGCAGAAGACGAGTTGAAAGCAGATTATCAGCTGATGGGTGAGCCGCTGTCGCAGGCGCAGCTGAACCTGCTCATTTACAATGACCCTCCTACCGCGCAATTGCAACAGAACCTCAATGCAGATATTTTTTCCGGGTACATGATGGCGCCCACACCATTTGAAGGCAATATCAACAACGCAAACTATGGGCTCCTTTATTACTGGAACAATGCACCCTGGCGGATCACCTACGCCAATGTGATGAAGTCCTGCAATTTTGCACAGGAGAAATCGAAAGATACTTATCCCGATTTTTATGCATGGGCACAGATTATTAAAGTAGAAGCCATGCACCGCATCAGCGATATCTACGGTCCTATTATCTATACCCATTATGGTATTATCAATGCAGATAAAAGTGTAGACTACGACTCACAGGAAGCCGCTTATGACGCCTTTTTCCAGGACCTGGATGAGGCTATCAAAATATTGACAGGCTATGCGCAGGCCAATGCCACTCCACGGTTTACAAACTTTGATCTAGTATACAAAGGCGATTATACAAAATGGGTAAAGTTTGCCAATACACTACGTTTACGGTTAGCTATCAGGATTTCTGGGATAAACCCGGAGAAAGCGAAAGCTGAAGGAGAAGCAGCCCTGCAGCATCCTTTAGGGCTGTTGCAGGACCCGGAAGATAATTTTGCCGTAGACATATCACCTGTTACACATCCCCTCAACATCATGTGCTATACGTGGGCCGATCTGCGGATGAGCGCCCCCATGGAGTCTATCCTGGTGGGTTATAAGGATCCGCGGCTACCGCATTATTTCGTGCATACGGATGGTGGCGTGAATGAGTACCATGGTATCCGCAATGGTATCAATATCTCCGCCAAAGAAGAATATTCAGGTTTTTCCATGCTGGTGAAATTTGAAAATAAAATTCAGTTTATGACGGCCGCAGAAGCCTGGTTCCTGAAAGCAGAAGCCGCCCTCTATGGCTGGCGGGGAGCCGGTGTTGCAGCAGATAATTACAAAAATGGTATCCGCACTTCTTTTAACCAATACCACATCACTAACGTAGATGATTATACGAATAACAACACCAACAAGCCCATTCCATACCTCGACCCACAGAATGCACAGAACAATGTACCGGCCGGCGATCCGCATCTAAGCACCATCACCATCAAATGGGAAGAGCAGGCTTCCACCCAGCAAAAGCTGGAACGCATCATCACCCAGAAATGGATCGCCATGTTCCCGGAAGGACAGGAAGCCTGGACTGAGTTTCGTCGTACCGGCTACCCCAGATTATTTCCGGTGGTCATCAATAACAGTGGCGGTACTATCTCCACAGAAAAATTTATACGCAGACTGCCAATGCCGCAGATAGAACTTATTACCAATCCCAAAGCAGTAGCCCGCGCGGTGAGTACCCTGAAGGGTCCGGACACCGGGGGCACCCCATTGTGGTGGGATCTGAGATAA